One Pseudobacteroides sp. genomic window, TCAGGGTCTATTCCGTTCTTTTCAGCGTAGTATGTTTTTGCTATTGTTCCAAACATTATATGAGGTGACTTGCAAGTTGATGGAACCTTCAAAAGCTCCGGGAACTGATGCTCAATAAATTTCACCCATGCAGGACAGCAGCTTGTAAGGATAGGAAGCGTTTTGTTCTCCTTTATACGGTATATAAGCTCTGATGCTTCTTCCATTATTGTGAGGTCCGCACCGAAATTTGTATCGAATACCCCGTTAAATCCCATAGCACGCAAGGCTGAAACCATCTTACCGGTTACGATTGTTCCTGGCTCCATATGGAACATCTCACCAAGTGCAACTCGTATCGCAGGTGCTGTCTGTACAATTACATGCTTGTCAGGGTCATTTAACGCCTCCCAGACCTTATCCACATGATAAACTTCAGTCAAGGCTGCTGTAGGACATACCTGTACACATTGCCCGCAGTATGTACATGAGGATTCAACCATAGGAATATTAAAGGCAGGCCCTACAAAGGCATTAAAACCTCTGCTGATCCCTGACAAAATACCACAGGTCTGAACCTCATTGCACATAGTTTCACATCGCCTGCAGTAAATGCATTTATCCGGATCCTTGACAATAGCATCACTTGACATATCTTTGGGGTAATCCATTCTTTCGCCTTCCCAAGCTATATGCCTTACCTTTAACTCGTGTGCTAAAGCCTGAAGCTCACACTCCAAATTCCTCGGGCATGTAAAGCATTCATTTGGATGGTTTGACAACAAAAGCTCAACCGACATTCTTCTTGCCGTTATAGCTCTTAAGGTGCTTGTCAAGACCTCCATACCTTCACTTACTTTTGTAACACATGCCGGAACAAGCTTATTACGGTTGCTTCTTGAGTCAACCAGTTCAACCATACATACTCTGCATGAGGCTGTTTTATTTACCATTTTTATATCATGTAGATCCAGATGGCATAAAGTAGGTATTTTCACCCCTGCCTCATGTGCTGCCTCCACAATTGTTATTCCTTTGGGAACCTTCATTTCCCTGTTGTTTATTTTAATGCCAACCATGTCTTTATCTTGGTGTGCAGCTGGGTTTCCTGCCATAACCAACCCTCCAATTAGTACTAATTTTTTATCTTGTTATTAAAGTAAAATCATACTTCTAATTTCGATCTGATTTTGTTTTTCGCTTCGTATCTGCCTTCTCCCCTTGGACTATCCTCATCCTTTATAAATGCCATATACTCGTTCCAAAAATGCTTGAGCGTGCTTATGACAGGGTTTGGTGCTGTCTGCCCAAGCCCACAAAGCGAACCGTCCTTAACCATATAGGCAAGCTGTTTTAGTGCATCAATATCCGACATGGTACCTTTACCGCTGGTTATTTTATTTAAAATTTCATACATTCGTTTTGTTCCTATCCTGCATGGAGTACACCTTCCACAGGACTCATCCATAGAGAACTCCAGATAGAACTTGGCGATTTTTACCATATTATCTCGCTCATCCATAACAATCATTCCGCCCGATCCCATCATGGAGCCTATTTCGAGCAAACTGTCATATTCAATAGGCGTATCCAAATGCTGTTCAGTCATAACACCTCCGGAGGGTCCCCCTGTCTGTACTGCTTTGAATTTGTGGCCGCCAGGAATTCCACCGCCAATATCGTATATGATATCTCTTAATGTAACGCCCATTGGTACCTCTATAAGCCCCACATTCTTTATTTTCCCGGCAAGTGCAAATACCTTTGTACCCTTGCTCCTTTCAGTGCCGATAGATGAGAACCATTCAGCTCCACGCATTATTATTTGAGGAATATTTGCAAAGGTCTCAACATTATTTACACAGGTAGGATGTCCCCAATAGCCTTCTTCAGCCGGATATGGGGGTTTATAGTTGGGCTCCCCCCTTTTTCCCTCGCAGGAATTTATAAGAGCTGTTTCCTCTCCGCATACAAATGCACCTGCACCGAACTTTATTGCTATTTCAAAGTTAAAGCCTGTGCCGAAAATATTTTTGCCAAGCAAGCCCTGTTCTTTTGCCTGCCTGATGGCAATATTCAATCTGGCAATGGCGAGGGGGTATTCTGCACGAATATATATAAGGCCTTTATCGGCACCAATTGCATACCCTCCTATTGCCATAGCCTCTATTACGCTGTGAGGATCACCTTCTAGAATGCTCCTGTCCATAAAAGCACCCGGGTCACCCTCATCAGCATTACAAATAATGAATTTCTCCGGGCTCTGCTGCTTACGCGTTATATCCCACTTTAAGCCCGTCGGAAATCCGCCGCCTCCTCTTCCACGCAAACCTGACTTTTTGACTTCTTCAATGACCTGCTCAGGTGACATAGATGTGAGCACCTTTCCTAATGCCTCATAACCTCCAAAGGCAATGTATTCAAATATGTCCTCCGGGTTAATAAGACCGCAGTTTCTTAAAGCTATCCTAAGCTGCTTTTTGTAAAAAGGCATTTCCTCCTGCCTGCTTACAATTTCATTTTGTAAAGGCTCTCTGTATAAAAGCCTTTCAACCACTCTTCCCTTAATAATGTGCTCATCTATAATATCTTTTGCATCCTTAGGGCCTACAGATACATAAAACACATTGTCCGGCTCAACCTTTACTATGGGTCCTTTTTCACAAAAGCCAAAACAGCCTGTCTTTATTACGTTTGCTTCATTCTCATATCCCCTGGCTTTAATTATAAGCTCAAGATTTTTTGCCACCTTTTCACTTTCACCAGCCAGGCACCCGGTACCTGTACAAACTAAAACATTAGAACGTGTTGCCACTTTTATTTCCCTCCTATGCCCTTTCGAAATCCACTTTAAGAAGCAGATCATTCAGGGGTTGTCCACCTTTTA contains:
- a CDS encoding NADH-dependent [FeFe] hydrogenase, group A6: MAGNPAAHQDKDMVGIKINNREMKVPKGITIVEAAHEAGVKIPTLCHLDLHDIKMVNKTASCRVCMVELVDSRSNRNKLVPACVTKVSEGMEVLTSTLRAITARRMSVELLLSNHPNECFTCPRNLECELQALAHELKVRHIAWEGERMDYPKDMSSDAIVKDPDKCIYCRRCETMCNEVQTCGILSGISRGFNAFVGPAFNIPMVESSCTYCGQCVQVCPTAALTEVYHVDKVWEALNDPDKHVIVQTAPAIRVALGEMFHMEPGTIVTGKMVSALRAMGFNGVFDTNFGADLTIMEEASELIYRIKENKTLPILTSCCPAWVKFIEHQFPELLKVPSTCKSPHIMFGTIAKTYYAEKNGIDPDNIVVVSIMPCIAKKAEAKRPELTKDEHNNVDIVVTTRELGYMIKEAGIDFESLPDSDFDMPLGEHTGAAVIFGTTGGVIEAAIRTAHEWMTGKELEKVEFDQLRGADGLRKAEVQIGDKVLRIGIASGLGNARTLLEDIRDGKDHYDAIEIMACPGGCIAGGGQPYHHGNFEIVKKRQEAIYREDENRKIRKSHENPEIIKLYKEYLGEPFGEIAHRLLHTHFEERERI
- the nuoF gene encoding NADH-quinone oxidoreductase subunit NuoF, with protein sequence MATRSNVLVCTGTGCLAGESEKVAKNLELIIKARGYENEANVIKTGCFGFCEKGPIVKVEPDNVFYVSVGPKDAKDIIDEHIIKGRVVERLLYREPLQNEIVSRQEEMPFYKKQLRIALRNCGLINPEDIFEYIAFGGYEALGKVLTSMSPEQVIEEVKKSGLRGRGGGGFPTGLKWDITRKQQSPEKFIICNADEGDPGAFMDRSILEGDPHSVIEAMAIGGYAIGADKGLIYIRAEYPLAIARLNIAIRQAKEQGLLGKNIFGTGFNFEIAIKFGAGAFVCGEETALINSCEGKRGEPNYKPPYPAEEGYWGHPTCVNNVETFANIPQIIMRGAEWFSSIGTERSKGTKVFALAGKIKNVGLIEVPMGVTLRDIIYDIGGGIPGGHKFKAVQTGGPSGGVMTEQHLDTPIEYDSLLEIGSMMGSGGMIVMDERDNMVKIAKFYLEFSMDESCGRCTPCRIGTKRMYEILNKITSGKGTMSDIDALKQLAYMVKDGSLCGLGQTAPNPVISTLKHFWNEYMAFIKDEDSPRGEGRYEAKNKIRSKLEV